A stretch of Labrus bergylta chromosome 19, fLabBer1.1, whole genome shotgun sequence DNA encodes these proteins:
- the brd2a gene encoding bromodomain-containing protein 2a isoform X2, translating into MDMAVNPLLDSSHVELGIMGVTTMEQSSGTAGKRIRKPSLLYEGFESPGMPPLNQMAHFGPPQPPVKDPSRQGRMTNQLQFLQKVLLKSLWRHHFAWPFHEPVDAVKLSLPDYHKIIKIPMDMGTIKKRLENNYYRSASECMQDFNTMFTNCYIYNKPTDDIVLMAQSLEKAFLQKVAQMPQEEEELLPPPARSKPSKPGRKGRGNAVSGGVTTAHQVPAVSQSAYSPPTPETPDSILSTPPQTLLTKSLSLSLSTEQSIPTITSHPPTQPTTKKKGVKRKADTTTPTTMAMPIMSTMGVSGISLGMGGGHDSPLTLTSLGVDHNSSLGMNQALSLSQGMGMGMGMGMGMGCGTVMMGTKATAAARRVVSGRPIKPPKKDLPDSLVPQPVRRSKLSPQLRYCNGVLKELLSKKHAAYAWPFYKPVDASTLGLHDYHDIIKQPMDLSTIKRKMDGREYRDSQQFSADVRLMFSNCYKYNPPDHDVVSMARKLQDVFEFCFAKMPDEPPAPPSSSSSSSSSSSSSESELSSESEDSESSPSSDSEEERANRLAELQEQLKAVHEQLTALSQGPIVKPKKKKEKKDKKKKKKVEKEKHRRIEEELPPVKPAKAPKVTKTPKTKTNRAPACPVIPIKKAPSKKNNKSKSKKTAMTFSMPQPPIDPIVSHYDSDEEEETAPMSYDEKRQLSLDINKLPGEKLGRVVYIIQSREPSLRDTNPEEIEIDFETLKPSTLRELERYVMTCLRKKPRKPYASKNNIAGKSREELALEKQLELERRLIDVSGQLNSGKKPAKTKQKPAAEQNTQPSRLSASSSSSDSSSSSSSSSSSDTSDSDSG; encoded by the exons ATGGATATGGCTGTTAACCCGCTCCTTGACAG CTCCCATGTTGAGCTTGGCATAATGGGGGTCACAACGATGGAACAAAGTTCTGGAACAGCTGGAAAACGCATCAGAAAGCCATCACTGCTTTATGAGGGCTTTGAGAGTCCTGGGATGCCCCCCCTCAATCAGATGGCCCATTTTGGACCCCCTCAGCCCCCGGTGAAGGACCCAAGTCGCCAGGGAAGGATGACCAACCAACTTCAGTTCTTGCAGAAAGTTCTGCTCAAGTCTTTGTGGAGGCACCACTTTGCCTGGCCCTTCCATGAACCTGTGGATGCCGTCAAGCTCAGTCTGCCT GACTATCATAAGATCATCAAAATTCCAATGGACATGGGCACTATTAAGAAGAGGCTGGAAAATAATTACTACCGCAGTGCTAGCGAGTGCATGCAGGACTTTAACACCATGTTCACAAATTGCTACATTTATAATAAG CCCACAGATGACATTGTACTCATGGCACAGTCATTGGAGAAGGCATTCCTGCAGAAAGTGGCTCAGATGcctcaggaggaggaagagctgctACCTCCCCCTGCACGGAGTAAACCCAGCAAACCTGGGAGGAAAGGAAGAGGTAATGCAG TCTCTGGAGGAGTCACAACAGCTCATCAGGTCCCAGCTGTGTCACAGTCGGCCTACTCACCTCCAACCCCAGAAACCCCAGACTCAATCCTCTCCACCCCCCCACAGACACTTTTGACCAAGAGCCTGTCCCTTTCCCTCTCAACTGAACAGAGCATCCCTACCATAACAAGTCATCCTCCCACGCAGCCCACCACTAAG AAAAAAGGCGTGAAGAGAAAAGCAGACACAACAACTCCAACCACCATGGCCATGCCCATCATGAGCACCATGGGAGTCAGCGGCATCAGCCTGGGAATGGGAGGTGGGCACGACTCCCCGCTCACCCTTACTTCTCTTGGGGTGGACCACAACTCTAGCCTGGGAATGAACCAAGCCCTCAGTCTCAGCCAGGGAATGGGGATGGGGATGGGCATGGGCATGGGGATGGGCTGTGGAACAGTCATGATGGGAACCAAAGCAACAGCAGCGGCCAGGAGAGTAGTTAGTGGACGACCTATTAAGCCTCCTAAGAAGGATTTACCAGATTCCTTGGTTCCACAACCGGTGCGCCGCAGCAAGCTGAGCCCCCAGCTGCGGTACTGCAATGGGGTCCTAAAGGAGTTGCTGTCAAAAAAGCATGCAGCGTATGCCTGGCCGTTTTACAAGCCTGTTGATGCCTCCACACTTGGTCTTCATGACTACCATGACATCATAAAGCAGCCAATGGATCTGAGCACCATCAAG aggAAGATGGATGGCAGAGAGTATCGTGACTCTCAGCAGTTCTCTGCTGATGTTAGACTGATGTTTTCCAACTGTTACAAGTACAACCCTCCTGATCATGATGTGGTGTCCATGGCCAGAAAACTACAG GATGTCTTTGAGTTCTGCTTTGCTAAGATGCCAGATGAACCTCCAGCACCCCCTagctcctcatcttcctcctcctcctcttcgtcatCATCAGAGAGTGAGCTCAGCAGTGAAAGCGAGGATAGTGAGAGCAGCCCGAGCTCTGactctgaggaggagagggcaaACCGACTTGCAGAGCTGCAGGAACAG CTTAAAGCCGTGCATGAGCAGCTCACTGCTCTCTCCCAGGGCCCCATTGTCAaacccaagaagaagaaagagaagaaagacaagaaaaagaagaaaaaagtagaaaaagagaAGCATCGAAGGATAGAGGAAGAGCTGCCACCTGTTAAACCTGCAAAGGCCCCTAAGGTTACCAAAACTCCTAAAACAAAGACCAACAGAGCACCGGCCTGTCCTGTAATCCCGATTAAGAAAGCGCCaagcaagaaaaacaacaagagcaA ATCCAAAAAGACTGCCATGACGTTCAGCATGCCTCAGCCGCCCATTGATCCCATTGTTAGTCATTATGACTccgatgaagaggaggagaccgCACCCATGTCGTATGACGAGAAGCGCCAACTCAGCCTGGACATCAACAAGTTGCCCGGTGAGAAGCTGGGCCGTGTTGTTTACATCATCCAGTCTCGCGAGCCTTCGCTGCGAGACACCAACCCAGAGGAGATCGAGATCGACTTTGAGACACTGAAGCCGTCCACGCTGCGGGAGCTGGAGAGATACGTCATGACGTGTCTGAGGAAGAAACCTCGGAAGCCTTACG CAAGTAAAAACAACATTGCCGGCAAGTCCCGAGAAGAGCTCGCTCTGGAGAAACAACTTGAGCTGGAGAGAAGGCTGATTGATGTCAGCGGTCAGCTGAATTCTGGAAAGAAGCCTGCTAAGACCAAAC AGaaacctgcagcagagcagaACACTCAGCCATCACGTCTCAGCGCTAGTAGCTCCTCCTCAgactcctcttcatcctcctcctcctcctcatcttcagaCACAAGTGACTCAGACTCAGGCTGA
- the brd2a gene encoding bromodomain-containing protein 2a isoform X3 has product MDMAVNPLLDSSHVELGIMGVTTMEQSSGTAGKRIRKPSLLYEGFESPGMPPLNQMAHFGPPQPPVKDPSRQGRMTNQLQFLQKVLLKSLWRHHFAWPFHEPVDAVKLSLPDYHKIIKIPMDMGTIKKRLENNYYRSASECMQDFNTMFTNCYIYNKPTDDIVLMAQSLEKAFLQKVAQMPQEEEELLPPPARSKPSKPGRKGRVSGGVTTAHQVPAVSQSAYSPPTPETPDSILSTPPQTLLTKSLSLSLSTEQSIPTITSHPPTQPTTKKKGVKRKADTTTPTTMAMPIMSTMGVSGISLGMGGGHDSPLTLTSLGVDHNSSLGMNQALSLSQGMGMGMGMGMGMGCGTVMMGTKATAAARRVVSGRPIKPPKKDLPDSLVPQPVRRSKLSPQLRYCNGVLKELLSKKHAAYAWPFYKPVDASTLGLHDYHDIIKQPMDLSTIKRKMDGREYRDSQQFSADVRLMFSNCYKYNPPDHDVVSMARKLQDVFEFCFAKMPDEPPAPPSSSSSSSSSSSSSESELSSESEDSESSPSSDSEEERANRLAELQEQLKAVHEQLTALSQGPIVKPKKKKEKKDKKKKKKVEKEKHRRIEEELPPVKPAKAPKVTKTPKTKTNRAPACPVIPIKKAPSKKNNKSKSKKTAMTFSMPQPPIDPIVSHYDSDEEEETAPMSYDEKRQLSLDINKLPGEKLGRVVYIIQSREPSLRDTNPEEIEIDFETLKPSTLRELERYVMTCLRKKPRKPYASKNNIAGKSREELALEKQLELERRLIDVSGQLNSGKKPAKTKPEKPAAEQNTQPSRLSASSSSSDSSSSSSSSSSSDTSDSDSG; this is encoded by the exons ATGGATATGGCTGTTAACCCGCTCCTTGACAG CTCCCATGTTGAGCTTGGCATAATGGGGGTCACAACGATGGAACAAAGTTCTGGAACAGCTGGAAAACGCATCAGAAAGCCATCACTGCTTTATGAGGGCTTTGAGAGTCCTGGGATGCCCCCCCTCAATCAGATGGCCCATTTTGGACCCCCTCAGCCCCCGGTGAAGGACCCAAGTCGCCAGGGAAGGATGACCAACCAACTTCAGTTCTTGCAGAAAGTTCTGCTCAAGTCTTTGTGGAGGCACCACTTTGCCTGGCCCTTCCATGAACCTGTGGATGCCGTCAAGCTCAGTCTGCCT GACTATCATAAGATCATCAAAATTCCAATGGACATGGGCACTATTAAGAAGAGGCTGGAAAATAATTACTACCGCAGTGCTAGCGAGTGCATGCAGGACTTTAACACCATGTTCACAAATTGCTACATTTATAATAAG CCCACAGATGACATTGTACTCATGGCACAGTCATTGGAGAAGGCATTCCTGCAGAAAGTGGCTCAGATGcctcaggaggaggaagagctgctACCTCCCCCTGCACGGAGTAAACCCAGCAAACCTGGGAGGAAAGGAAGAG TCTCTGGAGGAGTCACAACAGCTCATCAGGTCCCAGCTGTGTCACAGTCGGCCTACTCACCTCCAACCCCAGAAACCCCAGACTCAATCCTCTCCACCCCCCCACAGACACTTTTGACCAAGAGCCTGTCCCTTTCCCTCTCAACTGAACAGAGCATCCCTACCATAACAAGTCATCCTCCCACGCAGCCCACCACTAAG AAAAAAGGCGTGAAGAGAAAAGCAGACACAACAACTCCAACCACCATGGCCATGCCCATCATGAGCACCATGGGAGTCAGCGGCATCAGCCTGGGAATGGGAGGTGGGCACGACTCCCCGCTCACCCTTACTTCTCTTGGGGTGGACCACAACTCTAGCCTGGGAATGAACCAAGCCCTCAGTCTCAGCCAGGGAATGGGGATGGGGATGGGCATGGGCATGGGGATGGGCTGTGGAACAGTCATGATGGGAACCAAAGCAACAGCAGCGGCCAGGAGAGTAGTTAGTGGACGACCTATTAAGCCTCCTAAGAAGGATTTACCAGATTCCTTGGTTCCACAACCGGTGCGCCGCAGCAAGCTGAGCCCCCAGCTGCGGTACTGCAATGGGGTCCTAAAGGAGTTGCTGTCAAAAAAGCATGCAGCGTATGCCTGGCCGTTTTACAAGCCTGTTGATGCCTCCACACTTGGTCTTCATGACTACCATGACATCATAAAGCAGCCAATGGATCTGAGCACCATCAAG aggAAGATGGATGGCAGAGAGTATCGTGACTCTCAGCAGTTCTCTGCTGATGTTAGACTGATGTTTTCCAACTGTTACAAGTACAACCCTCCTGATCATGATGTGGTGTCCATGGCCAGAAAACTACAG GATGTCTTTGAGTTCTGCTTTGCTAAGATGCCAGATGAACCTCCAGCACCCCCTagctcctcatcttcctcctcctcctcttcgtcatCATCAGAGAGTGAGCTCAGCAGTGAAAGCGAGGATAGTGAGAGCAGCCCGAGCTCTGactctgaggaggagagggcaaACCGACTTGCAGAGCTGCAGGAACAG CTTAAAGCCGTGCATGAGCAGCTCACTGCTCTCTCCCAGGGCCCCATTGTCAaacccaagaagaagaaagagaagaaagacaagaaaaagaagaaaaaagtagaaaaagagaAGCATCGAAGGATAGAGGAAGAGCTGCCACCTGTTAAACCTGCAAAGGCCCCTAAGGTTACCAAAACTCCTAAAACAAAGACCAACAGAGCACCGGCCTGTCCTGTAATCCCGATTAAGAAAGCGCCaagcaagaaaaacaacaagagcaA ATCCAAAAAGACTGCCATGACGTTCAGCATGCCTCAGCCGCCCATTGATCCCATTGTTAGTCATTATGACTccgatgaagaggaggagaccgCACCCATGTCGTATGACGAGAAGCGCCAACTCAGCCTGGACATCAACAAGTTGCCCGGTGAGAAGCTGGGCCGTGTTGTTTACATCATCCAGTCTCGCGAGCCTTCGCTGCGAGACACCAACCCAGAGGAGATCGAGATCGACTTTGAGACACTGAAGCCGTCCACGCTGCGGGAGCTGGAGAGATACGTCATGACGTGTCTGAGGAAGAAACCTCGGAAGCCTTACG CAAGTAAAAACAACATTGCCGGCAAGTCCCGAGAAGAGCTCGCTCTGGAGAAACAACTTGAGCTGGAGAGAAGGCTGATTGATGTCAGCGGTCAGCTGAATTCTGGAAAGAAGCCTGCTAAGACCAAAC CAGAGaaacctgcagcagagcagaACACTCAGCCATCACGTCTCAGCGCTAGTAGCTCCTCCTCAgactcctcttcatcctcctcctcctcctcatcttcagaCACAAGTGACTCAGACTCAGGCTGA
- the brd2a gene encoding bromodomain-containing protein 2a isoform X1 produces the protein MDMAVNPLLDSSHVELGIMGVTTMEQSSGTAGKRIRKPSLLYEGFESPGMPPLNQMAHFGPPQPPVKDPSRQGRMTNQLQFLQKVLLKSLWRHHFAWPFHEPVDAVKLSLPDYHKIIKIPMDMGTIKKRLENNYYRSASECMQDFNTMFTNCYIYNKPTDDIVLMAQSLEKAFLQKVAQMPQEEEELLPPPARSKPSKPGRKGRGNAVSGGVTTAHQVPAVSQSAYSPPTPETPDSILSTPPQTLLTKSLSLSLSTEQSIPTITSHPPTQPTTKKKGVKRKADTTTPTTMAMPIMSTMGVSGISLGMGGGHDSPLTLTSLGVDHNSSLGMNQALSLSQGMGMGMGMGMGMGCGTVMMGTKATAAARRVVSGRPIKPPKKDLPDSLVPQPVRRSKLSPQLRYCNGVLKELLSKKHAAYAWPFYKPVDASTLGLHDYHDIIKQPMDLSTIKRKMDGREYRDSQQFSADVRLMFSNCYKYNPPDHDVVSMARKLQDVFEFCFAKMPDEPPAPPSSSSSSSSSSSSSESELSSESEDSESSPSSDSEEERANRLAELQEQLKAVHEQLTALSQGPIVKPKKKKEKKDKKKKKKVEKEKHRRIEEELPPVKPAKAPKVTKTPKTKTNRAPACPVIPIKKAPSKKNNKSKSKKTAMTFSMPQPPIDPIVSHYDSDEEEETAPMSYDEKRQLSLDINKLPGEKLGRVVYIIQSREPSLRDTNPEEIEIDFETLKPSTLRELERYVMTCLRKKPRKPYASKNNIAGKSREELALEKQLELERRLIDVSGQLNSGKKPAKTKPEKPAAEQNTQPSRLSASSSSSDSSSSSSSSSSSDTSDSDSG, from the exons ATGGATATGGCTGTTAACCCGCTCCTTGACAG CTCCCATGTTGAGCTTGGCATAATGGGGGTCACAACGATGGAACAAAGTTCTGGAACAGCTGGAAAACGCATCAGAAAGCCATCACTGCTTTATGAGGGCTTTGAGAGTCCTGGGATGCCCCCCCTCAATCAGATGGCCCATTTTGGACCCCCTCAGCCCCCGGTGAAGGACCCAAGTCGCCAGGGAAGGATGACCAACCAACTTCAGTTCTTGCAGAAAGTTCTGCTCAAGTCTTTGTGGAGGCACCACTTTGCCTGGCCCTTCCATGAACCTGTGGATGCCGTCAAGCTCAGTCTGCCT GACTATCATAAGATCATCAAAATTCCAATGGACATGGGCACTATTAAGAAGAGGCTGGAAAATAATTACTACCGCAGTGCTAGCGAGTGCATGCAGGACTTTAACACCATGTTCACAAATTGCTACATTTATAATAAG CCCACAGATGACATTGTACTCATGGCACAGTCATTGGAGAAGGCATTCCTGCAGAAAGTGGCTCAGATGcctcaggaggaggaagagctgctACCTCCCCCTGCACGGAGTAAACCCAGCAAACCTGGGAGGAAAGGAAGAGGTAATGCAG TCTCTGGAGGAGTCACAACAGCTCATCAGGTCCCAGCTGTGTCACAGTCGGCCTACTCACCTCCAACCCCAGAAACCCCAGACTCAATCCTCTCCACCCCCCCACAGACACTTTTGACCAAGAGCCTGTCCCTTTCCCTCTCAACTGAACAGAGCATCCCTACCATAACAAGTCATCCTCCCACGCAGCCCACCACTAAG AAAAAAGGCGTGAAGAGAAAAGCAGACACAACAACTCCAACCACCATGGCCATGCCCATCATGAGCACCATGGGAGTCAGCGGCATCAGCCTGGGAATGGGAGGTGGGCACGACTCCCCGCTCACCCTTACTTCTCTTGGGGTGGACCACAACTCTAGCCTGGGAATGAACCAAGCCCTCAGTCTCAGCCAGGGAATGGGGATGGGGATGGGCATGGGCATGGGGATGGGCTGTGGAACAGTCATGATGGGAACCAAAGCAACAGCAGCGGCCAGGAGAGTAGTTAGTGGACGACCTATTAAGCCTCCTAAGAAGGATTTACCAGATTCCTTGGTTCCACAACCGGTGCGCCGCAGCAAGCTGAGCCCCCAGCTGCGGTACTGCAATGGGGTCCTAAAGGAGTTGCTGTCAAAAAAGCATGCAGCGTATGCCTGGCCGTTTTACAAGCCTGTTGATGCCTCCACACTTGGTCTTCATGACTACCATGACATCATAAAGCAGCCAATGGATCTGAGCACCATCAAG aggAAGATGGATGGCAGAGAGTATCGTGACTCTCAGCAGTTCTCTGCTGATGTTAGACTGATGTTTTCCAACTGTTACAAGTACAACCCTCCTGATCATGATGTGGTGTCCATGGCCAGAAAACTACAG GATGTCTTTGAGTTCTGCTTTGCTAAGATGCCAGATGAACCTCCAGCACCCCCTagctcctcatcttcctcctcctcctcttcgtcatCATCAGAGAGTGAGCTCAGCAGTGAAAGCGAGGATAGTGAGAGCAGCCCGAGCTCTGactctgaggaggagagggcaaACCGACTTGCAGAGCTGCAGGAACAG CTTAAAGCCGTGCATGAGCAGCTCACTGCTCTCTCCCAGGGCCCCATTGTCAaacccaagaagaagaaagagaagaaagacaagaaaaagaagaaaaaagtagaaaaagagaAGCATCGAAGGATAGAGGAAGAGCTGCCACCTGTTAAACCTGCAAAGGCCCCTAAGGTTACCAAAACTCCTAAAACAAAGACCAACAGAGCACCGGCCTGTCCTGTAATCCCGATTAAGAAAGCGCCaagcaagaaaaacaacaagagcaA ATCCAAAAAGACTGCCATGACGTTCAGCATGCCTCAGCCGCCCATTGATCCCATTGTTAGTCATTATGACTccgatgaagaggaggagaccgCACCCATGTCGTATGACGAGAAGCGCCAACTCAGCCTGGACATCAACAAGTTGCCCGGTGAGAAGCTGGGCCGTGTTGTTTACATCATCCAGTCTCGCGAGCCTTCGCTGCGAGACACCAACCCAGAGGAGATCGAGATCGACTTTGAGACACTGAAGCCGTCCACGCTGCGGGAGCTGGAGAGATACGTCATGACGTGTCTGAGGAAGAAACCTCGGAAGCCTTACG CAAGTAAAAACAACATTGCCGGCAAGTCCCGAGAAGAGCTCGCTCTGGAGAAACAACTTGAGCTGGAGAGAAGGCTGATTGATGTCAGCGGTCAGCTGAATTCTGGAAAGAAGCCTGCTAAGACCAAAC CAGAGaaacctgcagcagagcagaACACTCAGCCATCACGTCTCAGCGCTAGTAGCTCCTCCTCAgactcctcttcatcctcctcctcctcctcatcttcagaCACAAGTGACTCAGACTCAGGCTGA
- the brd2a gene encoding bromodomain-containing protein 2a isoform X4, which produces MGVTTMEQSSGTAGKRIRKPSLLYEGFESPGMPPLNQMAHFGPPQPPVKDPSRQGRMTNQLQFLQKVLLKSLWRHHFAWPFHEPVDAVKLSLPDYHKIIKIPMDMGTIKKRLENNYYRSASECMQDFNTMFTNCYIYNKPTDDIVLMAQSLEKAFLQKVAQMPQEEEELLPPPARSKPSKPGRKGRGNAVSGGVTTAHQVPAVSQSAYSPPTPETPDSILSTPPQTLLTKSLSLSLSTEQSIPTITSHPPTQPTTKKKGVKRKADTTTPTTMAMPIMSTMGVSGISLGMGGGHDSPLTLTSLGVDHNSSLGMNQALSLSQGMGMGMGMGMGMGCGTVMMGTKATAAARRVVSGRPIKPPKKDLPDSLVPQPVRRSKLSPQLRYCNGVLKELLSKKHAAYAWPFYKPVDASTLGLHDYHDIIKQPMDLSTIKRKMDGREYRDSQQFSADVRLMFSNCYKYNPPDHDVVSMARKLQDVFEFCFAKMPDEPPAPPSSSSSSSSSSSSSESELSSESEDSESSPSSDSEEERANRLAELQEQLKAVHEQLTALSQGPIVKPKKKKEKKDKKKKKKVEKEKHRRIEEELPPVKPAKAPKVTKTPKTKTNRAPACPVIPIKKAPSKKNNKSKSKKTAMTFSMPQPPIDPIVSHYDSDEEEETAPMSYDEKRQLSLDINKLPGEKLGRVVYIIQSREPSLRDTNPEEIEIDFETLKPSTLRELERYVMTCLRKKPRKPYASKNNIAGKSREELALEKQLELERRLIDVSGQLNSGKKPAKTKPEKPAAEQNTQPSRLSASSSSSDSSSSSSSSSSSDTSDSDSG; this is translated from the exons ATGGGGGTCACAACGATGGAACAAAGTTCTGGAACAGCTGGAAAACGCATCAGAAAGCCATCACTGCTTTATGAGGGCTTTGAGAGTCCTGGGATGCCCCCCCTCAATCAGATGGCCCATTTTGGACCCCCTCAGCCCCCGGTGAAGGACCCAAGTCGCCAGGGAAGGATGACCAACCAACTTCAGTTCTTGCAGAAAGTTCTGCTCAAGTCTTTGTGGAGGCACCACTTTGCCTGGCCCTTCCATGAACCTGTGGATGCCGTCAAGCTCAGTCTGCCT GACTATCATAAGATCATCAAAATTCCAATGGACATGGGCACTATTAAGAAGAGGCTGGAAAATAATTACTACCGCAGTGCTAGCGAGTGCATGCAGGACTTTAACACCATGTTCACAAATTGCTACATTTATAATAAG CCCACAGATGACATTGTACTCATGGCACAGTCATTGGAGAAGGCATTCCTGCAGAAAGTGGCTCAGATGcctcaggaggaggaagagctgctACCTCCCCCTGCACGGAGTAAACCCAGCAAACCTGGGAGGAAAGGAAGAGGTAATGCAG TCTCTGGAGGAGTCACAACAGCTCATCAGGTCCCAGCTGTGTCACAGTCGGCCTACTCACCTCCAACCCCAGAAACCCCAGACTCAATCCTCTCCACCCCCCCACAGACACTTTTGACCAAGAGCCTGTCCCTTTCCCTCTCAACTGAACAGAGCATCCCTACCATAACAAGTCATCCTCCCACGCAGCCCACCACTAAG AAAAAAGGCGTGAAGAGAAAAGCAGACACAACAACTCCAACCACCATGGCCATGCCCATCATGAGCACCATGGGAGTCAGCGGCATCAGCCTGGGAATGGGAGGTGGGCACGACTCCCCGCTCACCCTTACTTCTCTTGGGGTGGACCACAACTCTAGCCTGGGAATGAACCAAGCCCTCAGTCTCAGCCAGGGAATGGGGATGGGGATGGGCATGGGCATGGGGATGGGCTGTGGAACAGTCATGATGGGAACCAAAGCAACAGCAGCGGCCAGGAGAGTAGTTAGTGGACGACCTATTAAGCCTCCTAAGAAGGATTTACCAGATTCCTTGGTTCCACAACCGGTGCGCCGCAGCAAGCTGAGCCCCCAGCTGCGGTACTGCAATGGGGTCCTAAAGGAGTTGCTGTCAAAAAAGCATGCAGCGTATGCCTGGCCGTTTTACAAGCCTGTTGATGCCTCCACACTTGGTCTTCATGACTACCATGACATCATAAAGCAGCCAATGGATCTGAGCACCATCAAG aggAAGATGGATGGCAGAGAGTATCGTGACTCTCAGCAGTTCTCTGCTGATGTTAGACTGATGTTTTCCAACTGTTACAAGTACAACCCTCCTGATCATGATGTGGTGTCCATGGCCAGAAAACTACAG GATGTCTTTGAGTTCTGCTTTGCTAAGATGCCAGATGAACCTCCAGCACCCCCTagctcctcatcttcctcctcctcctcttcgtcatCATCAGAGAGTGAGCTCAGCAGTGAAAGCGAGGATAGTGAGAGCAGCCCGAGCTCTGactctgaggaggagagggcaaACCGACTTGCAGAGCTGCAGGAACAG CTTAAAGCCGTGCATGAGCAGCTCACTGCTCTCTCCCAGGGCCCCATTGTCAaacccaagaagaagaaagagaagaaagacaagaaaaagaagaaaaaagtagaaaaagagaAGCATCGAAGGATAGAGGAAGAGCTGCCACCTGTTAAACCTGCAAAGGCCCCTAAGGTTACCAAAACTCCTAAAACAAAGACCAACAGAGCACCGGCCTGTCCTGTAATCCCGATTAAGAAAGCGCCaagcaagaaaaacaacaagagcaA ATCCAAAAAGACTGCCATGACGTTCAGCATGCCTCAGCCGCCCATTGATCCCATTGTTAGTCATTATGACTccgatgaagaggaggagaccgCACCCATGTCGTATGACGAGAAGCGCCAACTCAGCCTGGACATCAACAAGTTGCCCGGTGAGAAGCTGGGCCGTGTTGTTTACATCATCCAGTCTCGCGAGCCTTCGCTGCGAGACACCAACCCAGAGGAGATCGAGATCGACTTTGAGACACTGAAGCCGTCCACGCTGCGGGAGCTGGAGAGATACGTCATGACGTGTCTGAGGAAGAAACCTCGGAAGCCTTACG CAAGTAAAAACAACATTGCCGGCAAGTCCCGAGAAGAGCTCGCTCTGGAGAAACAACTTGAGCTGGAGAGAAGGCTGATTGATGTCAGCGGTCAGCTGAATTCTGGAAAGAAGCCTGCTAAGACCAAAC CAGAGaaacctgcagcagagcagaACACTCAGCCATCACGTCTCAGCGCTAGTAGCTCCTCCTCAgactcctcttcatcctcctcctcctcctcatcttcagaCACAAGTGACTCAGACTCAGGCTGA